A segment of the Lycium ferocissimum isolate CSIRO_LF1 chromosome 10, AGI_CSIRO_Lferr_CH_V1, whole genome shotgun sequence genome:
gtcatgtcctttggttccaaggttttcctcccggttacgacttacaagatcataattcatcctttacttaaacaatatacttaataatgcttcgttcctcacacttcaaagttgttttacctagccatagttcgacatacttacattaaaatttaaccagtgcttctccgaagtacggggtgtaacactgaaagtgcggggtgtaacaaaaaaaaaagattaacttTTAAGTAGAAGACAAGAAGTATTTTTCGGTGTATTTCTAAGAAACCTCAAGAACAGAAACATAGAATTAGGCCTCACGTATATCTCGCGCGGCGGGACAGTgtgtggggaggggggggggcaTATCGACCCGTTTTGCTTGCGAAGCCCAATTATcgcaaattacctattttttatAGTGGAGGCTGTTGGGTTTAATTGATAGGTTGAATGGGAAATTGAGGGAAAAGAAGTGGAGGGAAAATGAGTTGTTCCTTATTTGTCCCTCATTGGTAGTCGAAAGAAAAGTTCTCCTACTTAAAAGTAGAAGCACTTAAGAAGAGGTCTCCCCTCGCGCCGTTGTCATCGTCGACTCGGCTTCGGCTTTGGTCTGATGAtctgattgataatctttttggaccaaactttctttaattattaattaattactatttatttaattttccatATTCTGTTTCTGTTTAACTTTATATTTTGGATACAAATTAATAACAGAGGCCACTCCCTTATTCTAGCCCATTTACCAACCCAATAAAAGACTTTTCATTATAAAgtggaaagaaagacttttCACCACCTATGAGGAAAGACTTTCTACCACCTATGAGGGACATTTTGCATTCATGAAGGACCAAAGATAAGTGAGTGGAAAAAGTACTCACAAGGAAACTTCGGCTTTGCATTAAGAAATTACTAGCATAATTCTCACAGGTTTTGGCAGTCTTTTCAGTAGTGTTTTGTTTTTTCATAATAAACAAGGTAGGGGCCTAGGCCAAACCTCCCATGGGTGGGCggattatataaaaaaatagggGTTATGAAATACAATTCATGTTCTTataaatctaaattaaaatACAGTTACAatattgaagaaacaaattaCTCTACTATATCGTGTTATATTGTAACGTCTTTGTACTATTTGATGAATATAATATTTGGATAGACTGTAGTATCTTTTTTCGTCGTTACATAATGTCACACATTAGCAATTTAAAAGATTAACCTACAAGAAAAGTAAGGTACGAGATATAGCTACTATAGAAAAGTAGGGTGAAGAATAAAATAGGATTTTAGATAATACGTAAAGAcaaaatgtgaaaaagaaagacgCGATCACACCAAAACGATCGTTACACAATATGAGACCTTTTGTCGTTACATAATAATGGATTTAAcgatacaataaaataaaatgtaagtaacaatcaaaacaaacattatacttaaactaacaacacaatacattacaatatgtaacaaccatccaaacaagttttAAATTGCACCGTGAGTACATATATACTGGTGCGTACATTATTTGCTCAACCCTGCAACAATCATTTTGTAAACTTTAGAGCAGAACTTTATCATGTTTCCCCAACATGTAACGCAACGAATAAGTCAGAGCAGAAAGGAGAGGGAAATGGGATCGAATATGTGTGGTGAGACGCGAACCAGCGAAAACAACCAAGATTATTGAAGAAATCCAACCTTTATGCCCAGGTGACATGAGGTACAGGGTCGAACAAAAGCTGATGACCATGCTTATTATGGAGATAAACATGTCAACAAGTGCCCCCACTAGGCGTGCTGGCAACTTACTGAGAAAATCTTCTTCTGTATAACGAGATGTCAATATAGAGAGGAATCCAAGTAAAGAATTGCACGAAGCGAAGAGTGATATTGCATTTGAAAAAGTAGAAGACGATGAAAGCTTTGctttttaagaaaattgaaaGTCCATTGTCCTCATCGTTACCCCCCGGAACTGTAACTGCTGATGCAAATGCAATGGTAGCAACCAGTGCTGCTACAATTGTGCATGCATCTGCTGTATCTTTCATCCAAcattttccttctctttttaaCTCTGTGTGTTCCTCAGTAAATACTTCATGAGCTTTTTTACCCTTGTTGTTTAAACGCTCGTAATAAGAAGGCGGTACTTGCTTCTTCACTTCCTGCACCACGTAAAAATGTAATGTTTGTCGAAATCTTTGAATTACAAAAAAACACCTACTTGCATACAGGGGAGGATCTATGTGTTGTCGAgagtgttcacccgaacaccctcggcaaaaaattatagtgtatatataggatattttctgtgtttatgtgcatatattaacttttgaacaccctcggcaaaatttacagtgtatatttagcttctttttgttttcgaacaccctgaatgaaaatcctggatcGTTCCACTGCTTGCAtactcttattttatttttccccgATCCCAAACGTACGTGGTACGGGCATGTTACTTCATTATACTTGAATCGTTCGTGCGAAAAAAAtctttaattaaatttgagttCAAATAATTTAGGAACATAGATGAATTACCTCAAACCATTGTAATTCTCGTTGCATTTGGAGAGCCACACCAAATGTTCTATGCAGTTTATTTTCAGGTGACAACTTTCCAGCCAAATGCAACATGGTATTATTAGAGGAATCTATTGAAGCCATGAGCTTGTGCCTGTGCTCCGTCATTTCATACACCAACTTATACACGTCTTCACATCGATTTTCTACCGCAATATTGAAGTATattcttcttgtttttgttgCGATAATAAACCGATGAAGGAAAATATCCCACAATAATTTCAACAAGCTTGTAGTTGTCGCAAGATGCAGCTTGGAGAAGAGGCTCACCAACAATGGAGTTGATCTCTTCCTCCCTTAAATCTATTAACTTCTCGCAAAGGCATTCTGCAAGTGCAACTGCATTATTTATGGTGTTTCCACCCACTTCCTCCAATcttttccaattttggtcctGCTGCAATACAAGAATAGATATAGTAGTATTTTGCTTTCACAGGGGCTGGAAAATAAGTTACTTTAGGGACCAGCTAGCATCTTTTTGTTGTGTTACTTTTCTGctgatacaattttctttccaaGCCATAGCAAACTTTTTGTTAATTATTCctcccaatttgtttgacatttttcgcttttcgagagtcaaaagAGTTGTTCTTTGaccttaattttttcatatgtgttttaaaaaatttaaattattaattatggggACTTGTAGTATATTTTACgcagttttcaaatatgtaaattttatttcgaaaaatttaaagatttcatgtTCAAATACATtgtcaaaattaaaaagtttgactctcgaaaagcgaaagtgtcaaacaaattgggacggagggagtacaaaacatgctacataaaatctaaaaaaaaacaaaagaattgaAAACTAAAATTGTGATATCGGAACTTACCATATTTTCTTACAAAGTTGGAAGAAGCATAATACAGGGAAAGTAACTTCTGGGTAACTGTGAAACAGAACGATTtattagttcttcaacatgcatGAAGTTTTAATAGAAATATTTCActtagttttttttgttttttccttgttccatttttattttcctcatatttttttcaatttttgtgaCTGCAAAATATCTTCCTGCAAATATGTTAGAAGGAATACACAGATAAGCTAGAAAAAGCGAGGAGAGAGTGAGAACATCTATATAAGTATAAGACGCACATTTGGGCATCAGCTTATTTGGTTCGTCGACTGCATTATTCTCGATATCATTGCTCTTTGCTCTTGCTTGCGGCATTATTGACGTTGATCTGCTTTCTCTAACTTTTCTCCGTAATAAGATACAATAGAAAGGGAGTTAATTAAATCTTCTAAATATTAATGTCTGTTAAATTAACGATAATATGGAGTATGATTTAACAGAGGAAATTAGATCTCTTGGCcccttacaatttgaatagaaaaaaatgacttttacaAATCtcttatgtatttttttcagatctcttatataatagtcataaaactaaaaaaagttTGTAAAGGGCCAAATAACCATTTCTCCCTACTTAttaacagaaagaaaaaaaaaaaaggaaataaactCACAGGAAGCTCGCTTGTGAGAGTTTAGACCACTTGGACCCACAAATACAAATACCTTTGTAGCCAATAGCGCTAAAGGATATAGTTCATCTGAATAATATGATGCCAAATCGGGAAATTTATCTACCAGAGCCTTAGCCAAATCTGCAATAGAAAAGTTGCAAGTAAAAATCAAAAGGTCCTTTCAAGATCagcgtgcaaaaaaaaaaaaacatttttaaatgTTGGTCAAGTTTCACTTAATTTGATTTTCGAGAAGTGCAACATGACAATTactatggaatggagggagcaGTGGCGAAACCAGGATTTTCACCTAAAGGATTCAAAAATATGAATGAGTAAATACACGAAAAAGCcaaggggttcaacatctactatatatacataaaaaaataattttaatcttatatataaactgtaatttttcgccgaggGGTTCGGATGAATCCCCTGGAGCCTACCTAGCTCCGCCCCTAGGAGGGAGTAGGAAATACTCCTATAATACAATCTAAATATATAGTAGTAACCATATAAAACAAGTAGAAGATTAAACTCACCGTACAAGTCCGCACAAATCAATCTGTAAAGCAGCCTAACACCAGTGCGGCCAGTGTAAGGAGCAGAATCTTTGGTGACACTGAAGAAGTAATGAACCAAATCTACAGAATTGTAACCATATTCAGCTGCTAGATGAATTGGATAAAGGCCTTTGTTGGATGCAACATGTGGCAAATTAGGGTTTCCCTGGACAAGAATTTTCGCAGCATCTAAGTTGCCAAACCGAGCAGCATAATGAAGAGGCGTTTCCCCCGAACTGTCTTGTAATATGGCTAACGCATCATCATCCGTCATTGATTTCACCAAATTCTCAATGAAATACTTGGCATCGTCGTTCTTCAACCCAATAGCAATGTGAAGTGCCGTTTGTAACAAGGATGTTATCGGAGCTCTATTTCCATCCTTGTCTTTTTCCAAGAATGATTTTGCCTTTTCCCAATCACCACATAGTGAAGCCCTGTATAGTGGCAAGTAGTACGTGTAATCTTGCTTTGATTTGGTGCTCTCTGCTCCCAGCTGATCAATTATTGGTTGTACTGTGCTTACAACTCCTGCCAAATGTTTAATGGAAACTGCTAATATCGTACGTAGCTTCATGCACTTTGATGCTATCAATGTGGCTTTTGGAATATCTATGTGATTAGATGCATAGTCATTATGTCATTTAGGTGACTATTATGTCATTTAGGTGCATGATTTTGTGTTTCTAAAGTCATAGTGAGAGTGTGAAGCATTTAGTATGAGTCTAGAATTATCTATTGACACCTATATATATGAACGTGACCTTGTAATGCAAGAGTGGTGTTCTTATGAAAGATACGATAGAGCCTAATGTTTATCTCCATGTTCCATCCTCTTTGTGCCCTATGTATATTATCAAGGCGGAATACTTTATACAAGAAAGTTTGTCcactaaaataattatttatgtaCATATGGATCCATTAGACACGAGTCTAGAAGTATATTTTTCCGACAGTCACATTTAGaagcaagaaattaaagatCTCTCTTCTATTGCTCGAAACGAGCATTCGATAAAAAAGGACTCCGTTACGTTAAGGGAATCGAGGTTGTTGCTTGTCTATCTAGGTGAGTATCGAACATGGTCTCTTTCTACCGCTTGTGAAAGCATTCCTTCCAAATCAAATGTTTCGAGGCCCAATCGTCGGCCAGCTCCACAACAAGGAGGTTTTGTTAAGCTGCATGCAACTACTCAATTTCCAATTTGGAGTGTTAGTTACATGAGGCATACTCCGATAGTAAACTACTCTCCCTTCATTTCAATTTGCTCAGCAggaaatttaaaatcatgacGTGAAgactaaaaaaattaagtttgtgGTTTTTAACATCTGTCATATATTGTGTATTTCTATAAGACTTCTGAACTTGCATTAATGTTCTATAAGACTTTTGAAGCTTGCATTAATGTTAATAGACGTATCATAACATTTTGTGTTACCATAAAAATATTATCAttaagatattatatatgtttagaaatgtgtcattctttttttaacAGAATAATAAGTAAAAAGCTAGCTAACCTTTAAATGCTACTATAAACATATAACAGTAATTCACTAtaacaatgaagaaaaaaagttaacaacaacatcattatagagAATTCAATGTCAATATTCAACTTTTCACATTAATGGCTTGATAGAAAAAATTACACTTACAATTatctattgaaaaaaaaaaaagagagagagagaagaataaCGTTGTGAGGCTAAACTgtaaaataacaa
Coding sequences within it:
- the LOC132035424 gene encoding uncharacterized protein LOC132035424 translates to MTEHRHKLMASIDSSNNTMLHLAGKLSPENKLHRTFGVALQMQRELQWFEEVKKQVPPSYYERLNNKGKKAHEVFTEEHTELKREGKCWMKDTADACTIVAALVATIAFASAVTVPGGNDEDNGLSIFLKSKAFIVFYFFKCNITLRFVQFFTWIPLYIDISLYRRRFSQ
- the LOC132034893 gene encoding uncharacterized protein LOC132034893 is translated as MATALLVREDSTENEEVKKVPPSYYEILNHEGKTAHEVFTEEHQLQLQAAIMRTMGIPFSQKIGFSPYSPFQTEYHSSLTSTSLLAFVSLLTSRQAEEDFLHVWPDSLSMELQSMLASITFMTISFCSPLYLVLIGKNRWLLPPLALFALVPIFALLRSLFPFFSAVSSSTPGLGRVFSRKSKADIPKATLIASKCMKLRTILAVSIKHLAGVVSTVQPIIDQLGAESTKSKQDYTYYLPLYRASLCGDWEKAKSFLEKDKDGNRAPITSLLQTALHIAIGLKNDDAKYFIENLVKSMTDDDALAILQDSSGETPLHYAARFGNLDAAKILVQGNPNLPHVASNKGLYPIHLAAEYGYNSVDLVHYFFSVTKDSAPYTGRTGVRLLYRLICADLYDLAKALVDKFPDLASYYSDELYPLALLATKVFVFVGPSGLNSHKRASFRESRSTSIMPQARAKSNDIENNAVDEPNKLMPKFTQKLLSLYYASSNFVRKYGKFRYHNFSFQFFCFFLDFM